In Armatimonadota bacterium, one genomic interval encodes:
- a CDS encoding sensor histidine kinase, which produces MERISDHPDLLPRLGAIQRDLVAQMHRLARTAIAIQELPRGRSLTEALSLILRAACENLGFQRAYAYVADGEALDLRVAWPQGRRSAGWLERRAIACNAPQASRSGKAVVVPLPPAGRVTGALRLEGRAPGPLAGDAIAPIMRFAEAAALALENANLADQVRSQGTQIQSLSSRLAEANHRINNNLQALAGFLAEHARAKDAAPGAGSQALRDGIGRIKTIAALHEALSCSHDDHPDLGRLTERVCAQTAAVDQDQERITVTVAADAVPADPGLCRAYALVLHELVSNALHHAYADGGQGEVRVSLRRADRGVTLVVADDGVGLEASAVPAGDAKRGGLGLHIAAAIVEHELRGGLQLSSANGTIARLEFTLPGVP; this is translated from the coding sequence ATGGAACGGATAAGCGATCATCCCGACTTGCTGCCCCGACTGGGGGCCATTCAGCGCGACCTGGTGGCGCAGATGCACCGCCTGGCGCGCACCGCGATCGCTATCCAAGAGCTGCCTCGCGGGCGCAGCCTCACCGAGGCGCTGTCCCTGATCCTGCGGGCCGCCTGCGAGAATCTCGGCTTCCAGCGCGCTTACGCGTATGTGGCCGACGGGGAGGCCCTCGACCTGCGCGTGGCCTGGCCACAGGGGCGCCGCAGCGCGGGATGGCTGGAGCGCAGGGCGATCGCCTGCAACGCCCCCCAGGCCAGCCGCAGCGGCAAGGCGGTGGTGGTACCCCTGCCGCCCGCCGGGCGCGTCACCGGCGCGCTCCGGCTTGAGGGGCGCGCCCCGGGACCGCTGGCGGGGGACGCCATCGCTCCCATCATGCGCTTCGCCGAGGCCGCCGCGCTGGCGCTGGAGAACGCGAATCTGGCCGATCAGGTGCGCTCGCAGGGCACGCAGATCCAGTCTCTTTCCAGCCGGCTGGCCGAGGCCAACCATCGCATCAATAACAACCTGCAGGCGCTGGCGGGATTCCTGGCCGAGCACGCACGCGCGAAAGACGCCGCGCCCGGCGCGGGATCGCAGGCGCTGCGCGACGGCATCGGCCGCATCAAGACCATCGCCGCGCTGCACGAGGCCCTGTCCTGCTCGCACGATGATCACCCCGACCTCGGGCGGCTGACCGAACGCGTCTGCGCCCAGACCGCCGCCGTGGATCAGGACCAGGAGCGCATCACGGTGACGGTGGCGGCCGACGCCGTGCCCGCCGACCCGGGCCTGTGCCGCGCCTATGCGCTGGTGCTGCACGAGCTGGTGAGCAATGCCCTGCACCACGCCTACGCCGATGGCGGGCAGGGCGAAGTGCGGGTCTCGCTGCGCCGCGCCGATCGCGGGGTGACGCTGGTGGTTGCCGACGACGGAGTCGGGCTGGAGGCGTCCGCCGTGCCCGCCGGCGATGCGAAGCGTGGTGGGCTCGGGCTGCACATAGCTGCCGCGATTGTCGAACACGAGCTCAGGGGGGGGCTGCAGCTCTCAAGCGCCAACGGAACCATCGCCCGGCTGGAGTTTACGCTGCCGGGTGTGCCGTAG
- a CDS encoding response regulator — translation MENMRILIAEDDSTVAHALQDEIESLGHAAVGIARTGAEAVRLSRELRPDAIIMDIKMPELDGLAATRQVLEQAPTPIIVLTGHLDPELIEDASTAGAMAYLAKPVAPGELEAALQVARRRFMETQELRSEVASLQEALRVRKVVERAKGIIMRRLNLSEAEAFRRLQKHARDQNRKLGDIAQGIVDADQMM, via the coding sequence ATGGAGAACATGCGAATCCTCATCGCCGAGGACGACAGCACCGTCGCCCATGCCCTCCAGGACGAGATCGAGAGCCTGGGGCACGCCGCCGTCGGCATCGCCCGCACCGGCGCCGAGGCGGTCAGGCTATCGCGGGAGCTGCGTCCCGACGCCATCATCATGGACATCAAGATGCCGGAGCTGGACGGGCTCGCGGCGACGCGGCAGGTGCTGGAGCAGGCGCCCACGCCCATTATCGTCCTGACCGGACATCTGGACCCGGAGCTGATCGAGGACGCGAGCACGGCGGGAGCGATGGCCTACCTGGCAAAGCCGGTGGCGCCGGGGGAGTTGGAGGCGGCGCTCCAGGTCGCGCGCCGGCGCTTCATGGAAACCCAGGAGCTGCGCAGCGAGGTGGCAAGTCTGCAGGAGGCGCTGCGCGTGCGCAAGGTGGTGGAGCGCGCCAAAGGCATCATCATGCGGCGCCTCAACCTCAGCGAGGCCGAGGCCTTCCGTCGGTTGCAGAAGCACGCCCGCGACCAGAACCGCAAGCTCGGCGATATCGCCCAGGGCATCGTTGACGCCGACCAGATGATGTGA
- the rimO gene encoding 30S ribosomal protein S12 methylthiotransferase RimO, whose amino-acid sequence MKVGLISLGCPKNLVDSEVMLGHLLAAGHEITPDERAADAIIVNTCCFIEPARAEAARAVEGALALKRAGSCRLVIIAGCWPQREGARLLEQFPDADAVIGVNDVPRIAVILEQRSAPAGEARSRRPALHLAPPDYLYTHDAPRLLATPPWTAYAKIAEGCDHRCSFCVIPRLRGPLRSRALASVVAEVEGLARRGVKEINLVAQDTTAYGRDLYGRPRLGELLRRLAAVEGVRWLRLMYCFPTEIDEDLIGLLRDEPKLCKYVDLPVQHSERELLRAMRRPGSGARYLELMGRLRAQVPGIALRTSIVVGFPGETPRQFEALLAFMAAARFDRAGAFVYSREEGTPAARLGQPTPPDEAQRRYRRVMELQQGISLELNRGWIGKDLEVLVEARAPRPFAWVGRSPRDAPEIDGLVYLRGGKGVGPGDFVRARITAAREYDLEGEIIADQPAPQP is encoded by the coding sequence ATGAAGGTCGGGCTCATATCGCTGGGCTGCCCCAAGAACCTGGTTGACAGCGAGGTCATGCTCGGGCATCTGCTCGCGGCGGGGCACGAGATAACACCCGACGAACGGGCGGCGGATGCCATCATCGTCAACACCTGCTGCTTCATCGAGCCCGCGCGCGCGGAAGCGGCGCGAGCGGTGGAGGGCGCGCTGGCCCTGAAGCGCGCAGGCTCCTGCCGCCTGGTCATTATCGCCGGCTGCTGGCCGCAGCGCGAGGGGGCGCGCCTGCTCGAGCAGTTCCCCGACGCCGACGCGGTGATCGGGGTCAACGATGTTCCCCGCATCGCCGTCATCCTCGAGCAGCGGTCCGCGCCCGCGGGCGAGGCTCGCTCCCGCCGACCCGCGCTGCACCTGGCCCCGCCCGACTACCTCTACACCCACGACGCCCCCCGCCTGCTGGCGACGCCGCCGTGGACCGCCTACGCCAAGATCGCGGAGGGATGTGATCACCGCTGCTCCTTCTGCGTCATCCCCCGGCTGCGGGGGCCGCTGCGCAGCCGCGCGCTCGCCTCGGTGGTCGCGGAGGTCGAAGGCCTGGCGCGGCGCGGGGTCAAGGAGATCAACCTCGTCGCCCAGGATACCACCGCCTATGGCCGCGACCTCTACGGCCGGCCGCGCCTGGGCGAGCTGCTGCGGCGGCTGGCGGCGGTGGAGGGCGTGCGCTGGCTGCGTCTCATGTACTGCTTCCCGACGGAGATAGACGAAGATCTCATCGGCCTGCTGCGCGATGAGCCGAAGCTATGCAAGTACGTGGACCTGCCGGTGCAGCACAGCGAGCGGGAGCTGCTGAGGGCGATGCGCCGCCCGGGCTCGGGCGCGCGCTACCTGGAGCTGATGGGGCGGCTGCGCGCGCAGGTTCCCGGCATTGCGCTGCGCACCTCCATTGTGGTCGGCTTCCCCGGCGAGACGCCGCGGCAGTTCGAGGCATTGCTGGCATTCATGGCGGCCGCTCGCTTCGATCGCGCGGGGGCGTTTGTGTACTCGCGCGAGGAGGGCACGCCGGCCGCCCGCTTGGGGCAACCGACGCCGCCGGACGAGGCGCAGCGGCGCTACCGGCGGGTGATGGAACTGCAGCAGGGCATCTCGCTCGAACTCAACCGCGGCTGGATCGGGAAGGACCTCGAGGTGCTGGTGGAGGCGCGAGCGCCGCGACCGTTCGCGTGGGTGGGGCGCTCACCGCGTGACGCGCCGGAGATTGACGGGCTGGTTTACCTGCGCGGCGGGAAAGGCGTCGGGCCCGGCGACTTCGTGCGCGCGCGCATCACCGCCGCGCGCGAGTACGACCTGGAGGGGGAAATCATCGCCGACCAACCGGCGCCGCAGCCCTAG